In one window of Campylobacter ureolyticus ACS-301-V-Sch3b DNA:
- a CDS encoding type IV secretion system protein, with protein MKNKFTNITDNPSISPAKTDTEKIKKILFITLTSLFLSSNSLSASGIPVVDAAANAQMTTQNLKQIAEWAKEAKRWVDTTTHYSAQLNAYAKQLATQSGVRDVTSFLEEAKDVYDEAKKVGTTLGELKDFKNSGKDSISSKVKKLMDKFFEYDYCKDIVDVDKTTQNICYQKRSANIEDIVFYKERSDTIGMYSKNINKLAKKLQKSKDIKESSDLNNAIQAQVALMQAEKIQIDLYAKQRENSKNIMEDRELENRTNRLMNNYIDWGSFDPYN; from the coding sequence ATGAAAAACAAATTTACAAATATCACAGACAATCCTAGCATTAGCCCTGCAAAAACAGATACTGAGAAAATTAAAAAAATTCTTTTTATTACTTTAACTTCTTTATTTTTAAGTTCAAATTCATTAAGTGCAAGTGGTATTCCAGTAGTTGATGCTGCTGCAAATGCTCAAATGACTACTCAAAATTTAAAACAAATTGCAGAGTGGGCAAAAGAAGCTAAAAGGTGGGTAGATACTACAACTCACTATTCTGCACAATTAAATGCATATGCAAAACAACTTGCAACTCAAAGCGGTGTGAGAGATGTTACTTCTTTTTTAGAAGAAGCAAAAGATGTGTATGATGAAGCGAAGAAAGTTGGAACAACTCTTGGAGAGTTAAAAGATTTTAAAAATAGCGGAAAAGATAGTATCAGCTCAAAAGTTAAAAAATTGATGGATAAGTTTTTTGAATATGACTATTGTAAAGATATTGTTGATGTAGATAAAACTACGCAAAATATTTGCTATCAAAAAAGAAGTGCAAACATAGAAGATATTGTTTTTTATAAAGAAAGAAGCGACACAATAGGTATGTATTCGAAAAATATAAATAAATTAGCTAAAAAACTACAAAAAAGTAAAGATATTAAAGAAAGCTCTGATTTAAACAATGCAATACAAGCTCAAGTTGCACTTATGCAAGCAGAAAAAATTCAAATAGATTTATATGCTAAACAAAGGGAAAATTCAAAAAATATTATGGAAGATAGAGAGTTAGAAAATAGAACTAATCGTCTTATGAATAACTATATTGATTGGGGTTCGTTTGACCCTTATAACTAA